One genomic region from Marinomonas maritima encodes:
- the hutU gene encoding urocanate hydratase encodes MTKQTIAQKRFRAGEVKAATGTTLTAKSWFTEAPMRMLMNNLDPEVAENPEELVVYGGIGRAARDWESYDKIVESLKELEDDETLLVQSGKPVGVFKTHSNAPRVLIANSNLVPHWANWEHFNELDAKGLAMYGQMTAGSWIYIGSQGIVQGTYETFVEAGRQHYDGKLAGRWVLTAGLGGMGGAQPLAATLAGACSLNIECQQSRIDFRLKTRYVDEQATDLDDALARIKKYTDAGEAVSIALCGNAADILPEMVKRGIRPDMVTDQTSAHDPLNGYLPSGMSWEEYREKAQTQPKEIVTAAKQSMAKHVQAMLDFQKMGIPTFDYGNNIRQMAMEEGVENAFDFPGFVPAYIRPLFCRGIGPFRWVALSGDPEDIYKTDAKVKEVIADDAHLHHWLDMARERIQFQGLPARICWVGLGQRAKLGLAFNEMVRSGELSAPIVIGRDHLDSGSVASPNRETEGMQDGSDAVSDWPLLNALLNTASGATWVSLHHGGGVGMGFSQHSGMVIVCDGSDDAAERIARVLHNDPATGVMRHADAGYDIAIDCAKEQGLNLPMITGNQTK; translated from the coding sequence CACCGAAGCGCCAATGCGTATGCTGATGAACAACCTCGACCCTGAAGTAGCAGAAAACCCAGAAGAATTGGTGGTTTACGGTGGTATTGGCCGTGCGGCGCGAGATTGGGAAAGTTATGACAAAATTGTTGAGTCTCTAAAAGAATTAGAAGACGACGAAACGTTATTAGTGCAATCAGGTAAGCCAGTGGGTGTTTTCAAAACCCACAGCAATGCGCCACGTGTCTTGATCGCCAACTCAAACTTAGTGCCACATTGGGCGAACTGGGAACATTTTAACGAGCTAGACGCAAAAGGTTTGGCGATGTATGGCCAAATGACAGCGGGCTCTTGGATCTACATCGGTAGCCAAGGCATTGTTCAAGGTACGTACGAAACCTTCGTCGAAGCCGGTCGTCAACATTACGACGGTAAACTGGCGGGTCGTTGGGTATTAACCGCTGGTCTTGGTGGAATGGGTGGTGCTCAGCCATTGGCAGCAACACTTGCAGGTGCGTGTTCATTGAACATTGAATGTCAGCAAAGCCGCATCGACTTCCGTTTGAAAACCCGCTACGTGGATGAGCAAGCGACTGACTTAGACGATGCACTGGCTCGCATCAAAAAATACACAGACGCAGGCGAAGCGGTTTCGATTGCCTTGTGTGGCAACGCCGCTGATATTTTGCCAGAAATGGTTAAGCGTGGTATTCGTCCAGATATGGTGACAGACCAAACTTCTGCACACGATCCTTTAAACGGTTACCTGCCAAGCGGAATGAGCTGGGAAGAGTACCGAGAAAAAGCACAAACTCAGCCAAAAGAAATCGTTACAGCGGCGAAGCAATCCATGGCAAAGCACGTTCAAGCCATGTTAGATTTCCAAAAAATGGGCATCCCTACTTTTGACTACGGCAACAACATTCGTCAAATGGCGATGGAAGAAGGCGTTGAAAATGCGTTTGATTTCCCAGGTTTTGTACCGGCTTATATTCGTCCGCTTTTCTGTCGTGGTATTGGTCCATTCCGTTGGGTGGCTTTGTCTGGCGATCCAGAAGACATTTATAAAACTGACGCGAAAGTAAAAGAAGTGATCGCAGACGATGCGCACTTGCATCATTGGTTGGACATGGCGCGTGAGCGTATTCAGTTCCAAGGTTTGCCAGCGCGTATTTGTTGGGTTGGTCTTGGTCAGCGTGCGAAACTTGGTCTGGCTTTTAACGAGATGGTTCGCAGCGGCGAATTATCTGCCCCGATTGTGATTGGTCGTGACCACCTAGACTCAGGCTCTGTTGCAAGTCCAAACCGTGAAACAGAAGGCATGCAAGACGGTTCCGATGCGGTATCCGATTGGCCATTATTGAACGCATTATTGAACACCGCGTCTGGCGCGACGTGGGTGTCTTTGCACCACGGCGGCGGCGTAGGCATGGGCTTTTCACAACACTCAGGCATGGTCATTGTTTGTGATGGCAGCGACGATGCGGCAGAGCGTATTGCACGTGTTCTTCATAATGATCCAGCGACCGGCGTGATGCGTCATGCCGATGCAGGTTATGATATTGCTATAGATTGTGCGAAAGAGCAGGGGTTGAATTTGCCAATGATCACGGGCAATCAAACCAAATAA
- the hutH gene encoding histidine ammonia-lyase yields MFELMIKPGQLTLNELRQISRRKVKLSLDEAVFPAIHASTQVVNDVIAENRTVYGINTGFGLLANTRIAPEDLDELQRSIVLSHAAGIGALMEDKTVKLIMALKVNSLARGFSGIRLEVIQALLTLINKEVYPCIPKKGSVGASGDLAPLAHMSTILLGEGKARYRGEVISGLAALSIAGLEPITLAPKEGLALLNGTQASTAFALEGLFEAEDLFASAIVCGSLSVEAALGSRSPFDARIHEVRGHQTQIDAAAAYRHFLGETSELGDSHQNCEKVQDPYSLRCQPQVMGACLEQIRSTSSVLCIEANSVSDNPLVFAAEGDILSGGNFHAEPVAMAADNLALAIAEIGSLSERRMALLIDTNLSKLPPFLVDNGGVNSGFMIAQVTAAALASENKSYAHPASVDSLPTSANQEDHVSMATFAARRLKDMAENTRGILAVEILSAVQGLDFRKPLKSTKRLENARATLRARVPFYDKDRYFATDIEKANELLLEAVHNETMPVGLLPSLVV; encoded by the coding sequence ATGTTTGAATTAATGATTAAACCGGGCCAATTGACCCTAAACGAATTGCGTCAAATCAGTCGCCGCAAAGTTAAGCTAAGCCTAGACGAAGCCGTGTTTCCAGCGATCCATGCCAGCACCCAAGTCGTGAATGATGTGATTGCAGAAAACCGTACAGTTTACGGTATTAACACGGGCTTTGGTTTGTTAGCGAATACGCGTATCGCTCCAGAAGATTTGGACGAATTGCAGCGTAGTATCGTGTTATCGCATGCCGCAGGCATTGGTGCTTTGATGGAAGACAAAACCGTTAAGCTGATCATGGCATTGAAGGTCAACAGTCTAGCGCGTGGTTTTTCCGGTATTCGCTTAGAAGTAATTCAAGCCTTGTTAACGCTAATCAACAAAGAAGTGTATCCATGCATCCCTAAAAAAGGCTCGGTTGGCGCATCTGGCGATTTGGCGCCTTTGGCTCACATGAGTACGATTTTATTAGGTGAAGGGAAAGCGCGTTACCGTGGTGAAGTGATTTCTGGTCTAGCGGCGTTGTCTATCGCCGGTCTTGAGCCAATTACCTTGGCACCAAAAGAAGGTTTGGCGTTGCTAAACGGGACGCAAGCGTCAACGGCATTCGCGTTAGAAGGTTTGTTTGAAGCGGAAGATTTGTTTGCCTCTGCCATTGTGTGTGGTTCTTTGTCTGTTGAAGCCGCATTGGGTAGCCGTAGCCCGTTTGATGCCCGTATCCATGAGGTTCGTGGACATCAAACGCAAATCGACGCGGCGGCGGCTTATCGTCACTTCCTGGGCGAAACTAGTGAATTGGGCGATTCTCATCAGAATTGTGAAAAAGTTCAAGATCCTTACTCACTGCGTTGTCAGCCACAAGTAATGGGTGCATGTTTAGAGCAAATTCGCAGCACGTCTAGTGTTTTGTGTATCGAAGCTAACTCAGTTTCTGATAACCCATTGGTGTTTGCGGCCGAAGGCGACATTCTTTCAGGTGGAAACTTCCACGCAGAGCCCGTTGCGATGGCGGCAGATAATCTGGCCTTGGCGATTGCTGAAATTGGCAGTTTGTCTGAGCGTCGTATGGCGTTATTGATCGACACGAACCTAAGCAAATTACCGCCTTTCTTAGTGGACAACGGTGGAGTGAACTCTGGCTTCATGATTGCCCAAGTAACGGCTGCTGCATTGGCGAGTGAAAACAAAAGCTACGCGCACCCTGCATCAGTCGACAGCTTACCAACGTCAGCAAACCAAGAAGATCACGTTTCTATGGCAACCTTTGCGGCACGTCGTTTAAAAGACATGGCAGAAAACACACGTGGTATCTTGGCGGTAGAGATTCTGTCTGCGGTACAAGGCTTGGATTTCCGTAAGCCGTTGAAATCAACTAAACGTCTGGAAAATGCGCGTGCGACTTTGCGTGCTCGTGTGCCTTTCTATGACAAAGACCGTTATTTCGCGACTGACATTGAAAAAGCCAATGAGTTATTGTTGGAAGCGGTTCATAACGAGACGATGCCAGTAGGCTTGTTGCCAAGTTTAGTGGTTTAA
- the hutI gene encoding imidazolonepropionase, producing the protein MTNETPIMLDSLWRGAHVATMKNGHYSVIENAAIGVLEGRIVWIGDASHLPAYQAQQEHDLGGGWITPGLIDCHTHLVFGGNRAGEFEQRLNGVSYQDIAKQGGGIASSVSATRNASEAELIASASRRLKSLMADGVTTIEIKSGYGLSLDSELKMLRVATELENQFPVTVKRTCLAAHAMPPEFDNKDAYIDFLCDTVLPKVAALGMADAVDAFCEGIAFSTEQVERYFQTAKSLGLPVKIHAEQLSSLGGTRMAASFSALSADHIEFIEESDVKAMAESDTVAVLLPGAFFTLKETQRPPIALLRQYGVPMAIATDANPGTSPALSLRLMMNMSCTLFGLTPEEALAGATIHAAKALGMGDTHGSLEVGKTADFVCWDVESPSELSYWLGGNLVKHRVYHGEEHQGEKA; encoded by the coding sequence ATGACAAACGAAACTCCAATAATGCTAGACAGTCTTTGGCGTGGAGCACATGTGGCGACCATGAAAAATGGCCATTACAGTGTGATCGAAAACGCCGCCATAGGCGTGTTAGAGGGGCGTATTGTTTGGATTGGTGACGCCAGCCATTTACCGGCTTATCAGGCTCAGCAAGAGCATGATTTAGGTGGCGGTTGGATTACGCCCGGCTTGATTGATTGCCACACCCATTTAGTATTTGGCGGTAATAGAGCGGGAGAATTCGAGCAGCGTTTGAATGGCGTGAGTTATCAAGATATTGCCAAACAAGGCGGCGGCATTGCTTCGTCAGTCAGCGCGACGCGCAATGCCAGTGAAGCGGAGTTGATCGCCAGTGCGTCACGTCGTCTAAAAAGCTTGATGGCAGACGGTGTCACTACCATTGAAATTAAATCGGGCTACGGTTTGTCGCTCGACAGCGAACTAAAAATGCTCCGCGTGGCGACAGAATTGGAAAATCAATTTCCCGTGACGGTCAAACGTACGTGTTTAGCGGCTCATGCTATGCCGCCGGAATTTGATAACAAAGACGCTTACATCGATTTTTTGTGTGACACGGTATTACCGAAAGTTGCTGCGCTAGGAATGGCGGACGCGGTGGATGCGTTTTGCGAAGGCATTGCGTTTAGCACAGAGCAAGTTGAGCGGTATTTTCAAACCGCCAAGTCGCTAGGCTTACCGGTGAAAATACATGCAGAACAGCTTTCTTCCCTAGGCGGAACTCGCATGGCGGCATCTTTCAGCGCCTTGTCGGCGGATCACATTGAATTTATTGAAGAGTCAGACGTGAAAGCTATGGCGGAATCTGACACAGTGGCAGTGTTATTACCGGGAGCATTTTTCACTCTGAAAGAAACGCAGCGCCCGCCGATTGCTTTGCTTCGTCAATACGGTGTTCCTATGGCCATTGCGACGGATGCGAACCCTGGGACGTCTCCGGCGTTGTCGTTACGCCTGATGATGAACATGTCTTGCACCTTATTCGGCTTAACGCCAGAAGAAGCGCTTGCTGGCGCGACAATTCATGCAGCAAAAGCGCTGGGAATGGGCGATACTCATGGTAGTTTGGAAGTCGGTAAAACCGCGGACTTTGTTTGCTGGGACGTAGAAAGTCCAAGTGAGCTAAGTTATTGGTTAGGCGGCAACCTAGTCAAACATCGCGTTTATCATGGTGAAGAACATCAAGGGGAAAAAGCATAA
- the hutG gene encoding N-formylglutamate deformylase: MATQASLTVPAFEFRQGDSPLLVSMPHSGLNLTADVQAGLSDQAKKLPDTDWYIPELYDFLESLGVGFIKANYSRYVIDLNRPYDDKPLYTTKTTGLFPDILFEDSPVFVDGKAPSDEHKALCKEQIWTPYHSTIEQELARLKAKFGYAILFDAHSIAAQVPMLFDGTLPDFNWGTNAGESCDVAIANAVTQIMRPNYTQVLNGRFKGGYITRHFGQPSDGIHAIQLELSQATYLNDELAKQSEYQLDDSKRAFIQQQLKDVIEACLHVSF; this comes from the coding sequence ATGGCAACGCAGGCCTCATTAACTGTACCCGCATTCGAATTTCGTCAAGGGGATTCGCCTTTATTGGTTAGCATGCCGCATTCGGGATTAAACCTGACTGCCGATGTGCAAGCCGGTTTGTCTGATCAAGCTAAAAAGTTACCTGACACAGATTGGTATATTCCTGAACTTTATGACTTTCTAGAGTCGCTGGGTGTGGGCTTTATCAAAGCGAACTACTCTCGTTATGTCATCGATCTAAATCGACCTTATGACGACAAACCCCTTTATACAACAAAAACCACGGGCTTGTTTCCGGACATTTTGTTTGAAGACAGTCCGGTTTTTGTAGACGGAAAAGCACCAAGCGACGAACATAAAGCGTTGTGTAAAGAACAGATTTGGACACCTTATCACTCGACAATAGAGCAAGAGCTGGCGCGTTTAAAAGCCAAATTTGGCTACGCAATCTTATTCGATGCGCACAGCATCGCCGCACAAGTACCTATGTTGTTCGACGGCACCTTGCCAGATTTTAACTGGGGCACCAATGCCGGTGAATCCTGTGATGTGGCCATTGCGAATGCGGTCACGCAAATCATGCGACCAAACTACACGCAAGTCTTAAACGGGCGTTTTAAAGGTGGCTACATTACCCGCCACTTTGGTCAACCAAGCGACGGTATTCACGCCATCCAGCTTGAGCTTTCTCAAGCAACCTACTTAAATGACGAACTCGCTAAACAGTCAGAGTATCAACTCGATGACAGCAAACGCGCTTTCATCCAGCAACAATTGAAGGACGTCATAGAAGCCTGTCTGCACGTTTCTTTTTAA
- the nadS gene encoding NadS family protein: MNDEMFNELLESVQQADSIIKGQSAAAKITEFADPEVKAIRTKTGLSQSRFANLLGVSKRTLENWEQGRRHPTGPARALLKIVDANPEYALKALYG; the protein is encoded by the coding sequence ATGAATGACGAGATGTTTAATGAGCTACTTGAAAGCGTGCAACAAGCCGATAGCATTATAAAAGGCCAAAGCGCAGCAGCTAAAATCACTGAATTTGCAGACCCAGAAGTAAAGGCAATTCGCACCAAAACAGGTTTAAGTCAAAGTCGTTTTGCTAACCTGCTTGGTGTCAGTAAGCGTACTTTAGAAAACTGGGAACAAGGCCGCCGTCACCCAACGGGACCAGCACGAGCCTTGCTTAAAATCGTTGATGCTAATCCAGAGTATGCGTTAAAAGCGCTGTATGGTTAG
- a CDS encoding SIR2 family protein: MRFYADGPNIPDQLLELRDQGKVVFFCGAGVSRNEGLDDFVQLTQAVLDHFDPPVNFNSYQTFYSNKKEHGIAILDQVFYFLHQEFGVNEVNQVVAERLSSDKKIAKSHQNILRISSNLDGIPQVVTTNFDHLFELYTSVSTPTYEAPSLPNLALTGSVSGITYLHGKLKSPQDENHDYILSSADFGRAYLSQAWATEFVRSLLENFTVVLLGYQAEDPPIKYLLQGLHHNNTVKQHSIYALDVEGNNTQSKWRDKGVIPIPCNGIPELWSSIEAWAERADNPRDWRTKTLDLATKKPQDLEAFERGQVAHIVHTTAGAKAFSTQKPTPPPEWLCVFDPKCRMAAVAKNFTENTTFDPSEAYGLDGDPAREEIKSKRIKIDEEKNLLHWNTGDIKHTRPLNLTDSYQDIPNRLFALAQWITFIIDSPITVWWVLKQDKVHSYLLDMLISAVNRNDSLEEKAKQFWNLAFTYHKRQYFLNSEIDSKFELLDRIKKNDWPDTVLREFEALTTPYISIEQPIGLARANPPKNNWVEIHPYDLAEWKIKGIDIDPEKLNIPAEVLPTVFRILETQLIKQDSLRHVVSEFRSSSPTCYREREVKGRSYDGDELFNLFLAVFKQLIQENPLLAKSHVLTWPTNHSECFELLKLFAINQKTLFTPEEAFDYLMALDDQEFWDTNVCRELLFLIMDRYSELSESQQKKLIDKLFSGPKINPENGMTVEKVTRATCRYIRRLQLGGVKINSIQQEKFEELSSTLPDWSDEWAQHITQIDNGGSYHVSTDESAGPLEKAPIYSIADLAIKVGTRDIGERVEIKPFIGLVKKSPRKALLALGAKRKQNEFPFELWEQLIKYISVDIAPREMRFFLARVSTLPVTVLKKHSYSLTQWMEKQRSFLIANHPELFWYLFDQITNAIRCKESNKTRYESAKSFPASNLSGGILAEILLKLIDSLHLEQPQRIPDNIKLRLHNLLNLSPAISNRVICEVTENLYWVSNIDPEWVHQNIICYFQLDEPQAPAAWKGYIGSNKLWLNKACSQKIYPLIITLFPTIYGNEWDKNLSNRAAVILVELTLNGIEEDWKVSFDDMRRCLRHMTLKNIQNVISRLKQIGQNDSSDWEKKVIPFIKQAWPKEKNYQKPEMTTNWLYLLATTGVYFPSVLNAVSPFLKPIQGFSIPLTSFYRSKDGTPLAQLFPKDTLDLLDKLIMDTPNIIPYEVPKMLDIITESDPPLLNSAKYKRLIAIIEGG, from the coding sequence ATGCGCTTTTATGCTGATGGACCAAATATACCGGATCAACTACTTGAGTTACGAGACCAAGGAAAGGTTGTCTTTTTCTGTGGAGCCGGCGTTTCAAGAAATGAAGGTTTAGATGATTTTGTGCAGCTGACTCAAGCGGTATTAGATCATTTTGATCCACCGGTAAATTTTAATTCTTATCAAACATTCTATTCAAACAAAAAAGAACACGGCATTGCCATACTAGATCAAGTATTTTACTTTCTACATCAAGAGTTTGGGGTTAATGAAGTAAACCAAGTTGTCGCAGAACGCCTTTCCTCAGACAAAAAAATAGCAAAAAGCCATCAGAATATTTTACGCATTTCAAGTAACCTTGATGGCATTCCTCAAGTTGTAACTACCAACTTTGACCATCTTTTTGAGTTATACACTTCTGTCTCTACTCCCACATATGAAGCGCCATCATTGCCTAATTTAGCTTTAACGGGCTCTGTTTCAGGTATCACATATCTACATGGAAAATTGAAATCGCCTCAAGATGAAAATCATGACTACATTCTTAGCAGCGCTGATTTTGGCAGAGCCTATTTATCACAAGCTTGGGCTACCGAGTTTGTTCGATCATTACTAGAAAACTTCACTGTTGTGCTGCTTGGTTATCAGGCAGAAGATCCGCCAATAAAATACTTATTACAAGGTTTACATCACAACAACACGGTAAAACAACACTCAATCTATGCACTCGATGTAGAGGGAAATAACACCCAATCAAAGTGGCGTGATAAAGGTGTTATACCAATACCTTGCAATGGTATTCCTGAACTATGGAGTTCTATAGAAGCATGGGCAGAACGAGCCGACAACCCACGCGATTGGCGCACAAAAACATTAGATCTCGCTACTAAAAAACCTCAAGACCTAGAAGCATTTGAGCGTGGTCAAGTTGCTCATATTGTCCATACGACAGCGGGTGCAAAAGCATTCTCAACTCAAAAGCCTACACCACCTCCTGAGTGGCTTTGTGTTTTTGATCCAAAATGTCGAATGGCTGCAGTTGCTAAAAATTTTACGGAAAATACAACTTTCGATCCATCTGAAGCTTACGGTTTAGACGGCGATCCTGCTCGCGAGGAAATAAAGTCGAAGCGTATAAAGATTGACGAAGAAAAAAATTTACTGCATTGGAATACGGGAGATATCAAACATACTCGACCACTAAACCTTACAGATTCTTATCAAGATATACCAAACCGGTTATTTGCATTGGCACAATGGATAACCTTTATCATAGACAGCCCAATTACGGTTTGGTGGGTTCTCAAACAAGATAAAGTGCATTCGTACTTATTAGACATGCTCATTTCAGCTGTTAACAGAAACGACTCTTTAGAAGAAAAAGCTAAGCAATTCTGGAATCTAGCATTCACTTACCACAAACGTCAGTACTTCTTAAACAGTGAAATAGACTCTAAATTCGAATTACTAGACCGCATAAAAAAGAATGATTGGCCTGATACAGTATTACGAGAATTCGAGGCACTAACAACCCCCTACATAAGCATTGAACAACCCATAGGATTAGCAAGAGCTAATCCACCAAAAAATAACTGGGTAGAAATTCACCCTTATGATTTAGCTGAATGGAAAATTAAAGGGATTGATATTGATCCTGAAAAGCTCAATATTCCGGCAGAGGTTCTTCCTACTGTTTTTCGTATATTAGAAACACAACTCATAAAACAAGATTCTCTACGCCATGTCGTTTCGGAATTTAGATCAAGTTCTCCTACTTGTTATAGAGAGAGGGAAGTAAAAGGTCGTTCGTATGACGGAGACGAGCTGTTCAACTTATTCTTGGCTGTTTTTAAACAACTGATTCAAGAGAACCCCCTTCTCGCCAAAAGCCATGTACTTACTTGGCCAACCAATCATTCGGAATGCTTTGAATTGTTAAAACTCTTCGCCATAAATCAAAAAACATTATTCACTCCTGAGGAAGCCTTTGATTATTTAATGGCTTTAGATGATCAGGAGTTTTGGGATACAAACGTGTGCAGAGAATTGCTGTTTCTCATTATGGATCGGTATTCTGAACTATCCGAGTCACAACAAAAAAAATTGATAGATAAATTGTTTAGTGGCCCAAAGATCAATCCAGAAAACGGTATGACCGTGGAAAAAGTAACTAGAGCCACTTGCCGATATATACGGCGCTTACAATTAGGTGGCGTTAAAATCAATTCAATACAACAGGAAAAATTTGAGGAATTAAGTAGTACTCTTCCCGACTGGTCTGATGAATGGGCGCAGCATATAACACAAATCGATAACGGAGGAAGCTATCATGTATCGACTGATGAATCAGCTGGACCGTTAGAAAAAGCACCTATTTATTCTATCGCAGATCTTGCGATAAAGGTGGGGACCCGAGACATAGGTGAACGAGTAGAAATAAAGCCGTTCATAGGACTTGTAAAAAAATCACCAAGGAAAGCTCTACTCGCTTTAGGAGCAAAACGCAAACAGAACGAGTTCCCATTCGAACTCTGGGAACAACTAATTAAATATATTTCTGTAGATATCGCACCTAGAGAAATGCGTTTTTTCTTAGCACGTGTTTCTACATTGCCTGTTACTGTTTTAAAAAAGCACTCCTATTCATTAACACAATGGATGGAAAAACAAAGGTCTTTTTTAATTGCTAACCACCCTGAACTATTTTGGTATCTTTTTGACCAGATTACCAACGCTATTCGATGTAAAGAATCAAATAAAACACGATACGAATCAGCTAAGTCTTTTCCAGCAAGCAACTTATCAGGGGGGATATTAGCTGAAATTCTTTTAAAATTAATCGACTCGTTACATTTAGAGCAGCCCCAGCGTATACCAGACAATATTAAGTTGAGATTACATAACTTACTTAATTTATCACCAGCTATATCAAACCGAGTCATTTGTGAGGTTACAGAAAACCTTTATTGGGTCAGTAATATTGATCCCGAATGGGTTCATCAAAATATCATCTGCTACTTTCAACTGGATGAACCTCAAGCCCCGGCTGCATGGAAGGGGTACATCGGATCTAACAAACTATGGCTAAATAAGGCTTGTTCACAGAAGATCTACCCATTGATAATTACGCTTTTCCCAACAATATATGGCAACGAATGGGATAAAAACCTGTCTAATAGAGCAGCCGTGATTTTGGTTGAACTGACACTAAATGGCATAGAAGAAGACTGGAAAGTTAGTTTCGACGATATGCGTCGTTGCTTAAGACATATGACACTAAAAAATATTCAAAATGTCATCAGTCGTTTAAAACAAATAGGTCAAAATGATTCATCAGACTGGGAAAAAAAGGTTATTCCATTTATTAAGCAAGCATGGCCAAAAGAAAAAAACTACCAGAAGCCAGAAATGACAACAAACTGGCTTTATCTCTTAGCTACAACAGGCGTGTATTTTCCTAGTGTATTAAACGCAGTTAGCCCATTCCTAAAACCTATTCAAGGCTTTAGTATTCCTCTAACCTCATTTTATCGGAGTAAAGATGGAACACCATTGGCTCAACTTTTCCCCAAAGATACGTTAGACCTTTTAGACAAGCTAATAATGGATACACCGAACATCATTCCTTATGAAGTACCAAAAATGCTCGATATCATTACTGAGTCAGACCCACCACTCCTGAACAGTGCAAAATACAAACGCTTGATAGCTATTATTGAGGGCGGTTAA
- a CDS encoding DUF4160 domain-containing protein: MPTISMFYGIIVRMYYFDNQKHKSPHIHVYYQDSEAVIDIRDGFVLEGSLPKPKQKLVDAWVEIHKDELIADWELATNGESVFKIDPLK; encoded by the coding sequence ATGCCAACCATTTCAATGTTCTATGGGATCATAGTACGAATGTACTATTTTGATAACCAAAAGCATAAAAGCCCACATATTCATGTGTATTATCAAGATAGTGAAGCTGTGATTGATATTAGAGACGGGTTCGTACTGGAAGGATCCTTACCTAAACCGAAGCAAAAATTGGTTGATGCTTGGGTTGAAATACATAAGGATGAATTGATTGCTGATTGGGAACTTGCTACTAACGGCGAATCAGTTTTTAAAATAGACCCCCTTAAATAA
- a CDS encoding DUF2442 domain-containing protein, with amino-acid sequence MNPKVTHVKAMNKHLLKLTFENGDVRVFDVSSFLDKGIFQELKDESYFKQVSVAFGGIQWPHEQDFSKDTLYLLSSPQ; translated from the coding sequence ATGAATCCAAAAGTCACTCATGTAAAAGCAATGAATAAGCATCTCCTCAAACTCACGTTTGAGAATGGTGATGTTCGTGTGTTTGATGTGTCTTCCTTTCTTGACAAAGGTATTTTTCAAGAATTGAAAGATGAGAGTTATTTTAAGCAGGTTTCCGTGGCGTTTGGTGGGATTCAATGGCCTCATGAGCAGGACTTCAGTAAAGATACCTTATACTTATTAAGCTCCCCCCAATAG
- a CDS encoding cysteine hydrolase family protein: MKSAILIIDVQSILFDPVPRPFEADLVVERINRFTSWARANDVVVIHVQHEKAGSEIEFGSAGWQLQAGLKVEEGDEFIRKTTPDSFLRTDLDALLKENDVEHLIVCGYASEFCVDTTVRRAAGLGYSVELVSDAHTTHDKPHASAEQIRAHHNATLPNISSFGVKIAAIMADELMSL, encoded by the coding sequence ATGAAATCCGCCATTCTAATCATTGATGTACAAAGTATATTATTCGACCCTGTTCCTCGTCCTTTTGAGGCGGATCTTGTGGTTGAGCGGATAAACCGTTTCACGTCTTGGGCGCGTGCTAATGATGTTGTCGTGATTCATGTACAGCATGAAAAAGCGGGCTCTGAGATTGAGTTTGGCTCTGCTGGTTGGCAGTTACAAGCGGGTTTAAAGGTAGAAGAGGGTGATGAATTTATACGCAAGACGACGCCGGATTCTTTTTTGCGCACTGATCTTGATGCCTTGTTAAAAGAAAACGACGTTGAGCATTTGATTGTTTGTGGTTATGCCTCCGAATTTTGTGTGGATACGACGGTAAGGCGCGCTGCGGGATTGGGCTATTCGGTTGAGTTGGTGTCGGATGCGCACACAACGCACGATAAACCTCATGCCAGTGCAGAACAGATCCGCGCTCATCATAATGCGACTCTGCCAAATATATCAAGTTTTGGGGTTAAAATAGCGGCCATCATGGCGGATGAGCTAATGTCTCTTTAG
- a CDS encoding DUF924 family protein, which translates to MYQDVLDFWFNEIEPKKWFQKDLDFDKNIQIRFGALHQQAIQGELFSWRDTAQGALAEIIVLDQFSRNLYRDQAESFAADPMALALAQTAIDKGFDQALSSPERSFLYMPFMHSESALIHEMAVVLFTTLETSNTLEFELKHKKIVDRFGRYPHRNAILGRTSSAEELAFLQEPNSSF; encoded by the coding sequence ATGTATCAAGACGTTTTAGATTTTTGGTTTAACGAGATTGAGCCCAAAAAATGGTTTCAAAAAGACCTCGATTTCGACAAAAACATACAAATTCGATTCGGTGCGCTTCATCAGCAAGCGATTCAAGGAGAGTTATTCTCTTGGCGTGATACGGCGCAAGGGGCGTTGGCTGAGATTATTGTGCTCGATCAATTTTCTCGTAATCTTTATCGTGATCAAGCTGAATCATTTGCAGCGGATCCGATGGCTTTGGCGCTGGCGCAAACGGCCATTGATAAAGGATTTGATCAGGCGTTGTCGTCACCAGAACGAAGCTTTTTGTATATGCCGTTTATGCACAGTGAATCCGCGTTAATACATGAGATGGCGGTGGTTTTGTTTACGACGTTGGAAACGTCTAATACATTGGAGTTTGAGTTAAAACACAAAAAAATTGTGGATCGTTTTGGTCGTTATCCACATAGAAATGCCATCTTGGGGCGGACATCGTCAGCGGAAGAGTTGGCTTTTTTGCAAGAGCCCAATTCGAGTTTTTAG